Sequence from the Thermocaproicibacter melissae genome:
GATAACACATCTTCTAACAACACGTCTTCTAATAACACATGCAGAACAGAAAATTGCGACTAATAATACGACTAATAATATAAGAAAAAGAAGCGGTTTCGTGGAGGACACGAAGCCGTTTCTTGCATTTTGACTATACTATTGCTTTTTTATGATTTTGCTAAGCCCGGAAGACTTTTCTTCTTTCGGAGGACGGAATCCTTCGCCCGTGATGTCTCCCGCATCACCGACAATAATGAACGCGTTTTTGTCGATGGAATGGACAATATCTTTCACTTTTGCCACTTCAAAGCGTCTTACCGCGCAAAGAAGGACTTCCCCTTCCCTGCCGGAATACGCTCCGCGCGACTGTAGCATCGTAGCGCCTCGTTCCATACTGCTGAGAATTTCTTGAGCGATTTCTTCATTCTTCGGCGAAATAATAAACAGCACTTTGCCGGTGCCGATGTCAGTACCGTAGAGAATCGTGTCGATGATTTTTGAACTGACAAAAATCGTGATGATTGCGTACATCGCATTATCAATGCTGTTGTACACAAAAGCGGAGACGATCACGACAACCCCGTCGACGATCATCATAAGACGCCCGACGGACATAAAGCGCACATGACGCCCCAAAAGGCGTGCGATTAAATCGGTTCCACCGGTCGTTGCACTCCGCATGAAAACAAGGCCGAGCGCAATCCCTTGCAAAACGCCGCCGAATATTGCGGCAAGCAGAACGTTTGATTCATAAGGCTGAACAAAAGCAACTAAAATATCAATTGCAGCAGAGGATAGCACAGTCGCAATCAGACTTCTGAAAACGCCCTCAAAACTAAGTTCGACAAATGCCCAAATAAAAATTGGCACGTTCAGAATCAGCGACGTTGAGCCGATTGGCCATTGTGTAAGGTAATTTATTACCGTACTGGCGCCGGAAACGCCGCCCGGAGCAATATTATTCGGCGCTGTAAAAATATCAATGGATAACGCAAGCAAAACACTGCCGGCAACATATGCGAAAATATCTTTCAAATAATCCGCTAATTTATTTTTGAAGTTTTGAATTGGCGGCATGGAACCACCCCTTCTAAGTCAGGTACCCTTATCATTCTCCGTCTTGTGCTGAAAAGTCTGTATTGTTTCAAAAAGATATGTTAGACGATCAATTTTTCCGCAAAGATAAAGATAGCCAAACAGTGCTTCCAAAGCTGTTGCCTCGTGGTAATCTGTCTGATCGGCATTTTGCGGCACATGCCCTGGATGGGCATTCTTGCCGCGCTGGTAAACCGCAGCTTCTTCTTCCGTAAGTTCCGGTAAAATCGCCTTTCCTGCCGCGGCCTGTGCTTTGCAGCACACATCACGAACGGAAAGACGGTGAAGCTGTGAAACCGGCCGGCTGCCTTGGCATACGATTTTTTCCCGCACGAGAACTTCAAACACAGCATCTCCGAGAAATGCCAGCGTCAACGGGCTCAGTTGCTTCGGGTCACATGAATCTTGCAAAAAACGTTCCATTCCCCGCCATCTTACTCCATAAATTCAAATTCAAACCCATACAGGTTGACGGTGTTTCCCTCCTGTATGCCGGCTTGACGCAGTTTTTCAATGACTCCCGTTTTTTCCAATACACTTTCAAAATAGCGCAGAGAGTCTTCGTCTTCATAGTTGATGGTCCGCATAACCTGAAGCAGCCAATCCCCTTCTACGGTAAAGACGTCTCCTTTACGGGTTATGGTTACTTCCTTCTTTTCGCTGGACGGCACCAGTTGCTCCGGTGTCACTTCGGGCTCATAAACTTTTACAGGAGGAAGTTTTGCTAGCAGTGCACCGATGCGGTTCAGCAGAGGATCGACCTGATAGCGGATTGCCGCCATAATCGGGAAGAATTCATAGCCTTGCTTCTCCACAAAGGCTTTGAATTCGGCAATTGCTTCATCCGTTGCCAAATCGCATTTATTGCCCACGACAAGCATGGGGCGCTTTGCAAGTTCCGGATTGAACTTTTCCAGTTCGGCATTGATAATCTTGAAATCCTCTTTCGGGTCGCGGCCTTCACTGCCTGAAACGTCTACCATATGCACAAGAAGACGGCAGCGTTCTACATGACGCAAAAATTCATGTCCCAGCCCAGCGCCCTCATTTGCTCCTTCAATCAGTCCGGGAATGTCTGCGATGACAAATGAACGCTCATCGTTCAGGCGAACAACGCCGAGTACCGGAGTCAGAGTTGTAAAATGGTAATTGGCGATCTGTGGTTTGGCTTCGCTTACAACCGAGACGAAGGTTGATTTTCCAACATTCGGGAAACCAACAAGACCCACATCCGCCAGAAGCTTCAGTTCGAGGTAAAGTTCTAATTTTTCACCCGGGGCGCCCGGTTTTGAAAAACGCGGTGTTTGGCGGGTCGAGGTAGCAAAATGTGCATTTCCCCAGCCGCCGCGGCCGCCTCTGGCAATAATTTTCGGCTCATCCGTAGATAGATCGGCAATCAGTCGGCCAGTTGCGGCGTCCTTTACCAATGTACCGCGCGGAACCCGAATAATGAGATCAGCACCGTTTTTTCCGTTGCAACGATTACCGCGCCCGTTTTCTCCCGGTTCCGCAGAAAATTTTCGCTTATAACGAAAATCGGATAGCGTGGAAAGGTTATCATCAACCTGAAAAACAACATTTCCTCCGCGGCCGCCGTCTCCGCCGTCCGGTCCTCCGGATGCAATGTATTTCTCACGGTGGAACGCAACTGCGCCGTCACCACCGCGCCCTGCAGAAACAGTGATTTTGGCACTATCAATGAACATATAAGTGCTCCTTATTCATCCTTTGTTTGGTACTGTTCTCTCTATATTCTGCGTGATAACACGAAAAAAATCCCGGGCGAAAATACCCGGGATTTTCCTTCTGTTTTCGCCGTAGAGCTTACTGCTCAGCGTAAACGCTGACCTTCTTGCGGTCTTTGCCGAAATGCTCAAATTTCACTCTTCCGTCAATAAGCGCAAAAAGGGAGTCGTCAGAGCCTCTGCCCACATTTGCACCCGGATGGATGTGTGTTCCGCGCTGTTTCACGATAATGTTGCCAGCAAGAACAAACTGTCCGTCGGCGCGTTTCACACCAAGACGCTTCGATTCTGAATCACGGCCGTTCTTAGTGGAACCCATTCCTTTTTTATGAGCAAAAAGCTGAAGATTGATTTTCAGCATGATGTTACACCTCCGTGTCAGTTAATGTAATATTCTCAGGGTACTGCTCCTTTAAGGACATCATGTGCAAACGAAATCCTCTGAGAAGCCCACCGCATGCTGCGGCGTCTTTTTCAGAAACCATCAGGAACATTCGGCCTTCTTCAACAGAAACCTCAGCTTTAGCACCGATGATGTCTGTCACGGTGTTGGCCGTCATGTAAGCAGCGGAAGAAACCGCCGCACATAAAATATCTGTTCCGGCTTCCGAGATTCCGGCATGTCCGCTGATGCAGAACCCTGCCGGTAAACCTTTCCGCACAAAAAATTCGGCGCGGATCATTGCTTAAGCGTTAATGGACTCAATCTGAACTTGAGTGTACGGCTGTCTGTGACCCATTTTACGCTTTTCGTTTTTCTTAGGCTTGTAAGTAAAAACAGTAATTTTGCGAGATTTACCGTTTTTCAGCACTTTACCTGTTACGGTAGCACCGTCTACATACGGAGTGCCAACCTTCATGCCATCGTCAGTATTCAGAGCAAGAACTTTGAATTCAACGGTGGAATCCTTTTCAGCTGCAAGCTTTTCC
This genomic interval carries:
- a CDS encoding YitT family protein, producing MPPIQNFKNKLADYLKDIFAYVAGSVLLALSIDIFTAPNNIAPGGVSGASTVINYLTQWPIGSTSLILNVPIFIWAFVELSFEGVFRSLIATVLSSAAIDILVAFVQPYESNVLLAAIFGGVLQGIALGLVFMRSATTGGTDLIARLLGRHVRFMSVGRLMMIVDGVVVIVSAFVYNSIDNAMYAIITIFVSSKIIDTILYGTDIGTGKVLFIISPKNEEIAQEILSSMERGATMLQSRGAYSGREGEVLLCAVRRFEVAKVKDIVHSIDKNAFIIVGDAGDITGEGFRPPKEEKSSGLSKIIKKQ
- a CDS encoding Mini-ribonuclease 3 — its product is MERFLQDSCDPKQLSPLTLAFLGDAVFEVLVREKIVCQGSRPVSQLHRLSVRDVCCKAQAAAGKAILPELTEEEAAVYQRGKNAHPGHVPQNADQTDYHEATALEALFGYLYLCGKIDRLTYLFETIQTFQHKTENDKGT
- the obgE gene encoding GTPase ObgE; the protein is MFIDSAKITVSAGRGGDGAVAFHREKYIASGGPDGGDGGRGGNVVFQVDDNLSTLSDFRYKRKFSAEPGENGRGNRCNGKNGADLIIRVPRGTLVKDAATGRLIADLSTDEPKIIARGGRGGWGNAHFATSTRQTPRFSKPGAPGEKLELYLELKLLADVGLVGFPNVGKSTFVSVVSEAKPQIANYHFTTLTPVLGVVRLNDERSFVIADIPGLIEGANEGAGLGHEFLRHVERCRLLVHMVDVSGSEGRDPKEDFKIINAELEKFNPELAKRPMLVVGNKCDLATDEAIAEFKAFVEKQGYEFFPIMAAIRYQVDPLLNRIGALLAKLPPVKVYEPEVTPEQLVPSSEKKEVTITRKGDVFTVEGDWLLQVMRTINYEDEDSLRYFESVLEKTGVIEKLRQAGIQEGNTVNLYGFEFEFME
- the rpmA gene encoding 50S ribosomal protein L27; amino-acid sequence: MLKINLQLFAHKKGMGSTKNGRDSESKRLGVKRADGQFVLAGNIIVKQRGTHIHPGANVGRGSDDSLFALIDGRVKFEHFGKDRKKVSVYAEQ
- a CDS encoding ribosomal-processing cysteine protease Prp; translation: MIRAEFFVRKGLPAGFCISGHAGISEAGTDILCAAVSSAAYMTANTVTDIIGAKAEVSVEEGRMFLMVSEKDAAACGGLLRGFRLHMMSLKEQYPENITLTDTEV
- the rplU gene encoding 50S ribosomal protein L21; the protein is MFAVIETGGKQYKVQKDDVIFVEKLAAEKDSTVEFKVLALNTDDGMKVGTPYVDGATVTGKVLKNGKSRKITVFTYKPKKNEKRKMGHRQPYTQVQIESINA